Proteins found in one Kwoniella bestiolae CBS 10118 chromosome 1, complete sequence genomic segment:
- a CDS encoding 40S ribosomal protein RACK1, whose product MAEPLVFKGTLAGHSGWITAIATSSENPDMILTASRDKTIIVWQLTRDDGSFGFPKKILHGHNHFVSDVVISSDGQFALSSSWDHTLRLWDLNTGLTTRKFVGHTGDVLSVSFSADNRQIVSASRDRTIKLWNTLGECKFNITEDGHSEWVSCVRFSPNPVIPVIVSAGWDKTVKVWELSKCKLKTNHYGHTGYINTLAVSPDGSLSASGGKDGITMLWDLNDGKHLYSLDAGDVVNALVFSPNRYWLCAATSSSIKIFDLESKSIVDDLRPDFDGLSDKARKPECTSLAWSADGQTLFAGFSDNVVRVWVVVV is encoded by the exons ATGGCTGAGCCTCTCGTATTCAAGGGTACCCTCGCCGGCCACTCTGGCTGGATCACCGCCATCGCTACTTCCAGTGAAAACCCAGACATGATCTTGACCGCTTCCAGGG ACAAGACCATCATCGTCTGGCAACTCACAAGGGATGACGGTTCATTCGGTTTCCCCAAGAAGATCCTCCACGGTCACAACCACTTTGTATCTGATGTGGTCATTTCTTCTGACGGTCAATtcgccctctcctcatcGTGGGACCACACCCTCAGATTATGGGACTTGAACACTGGTTTGACCACTAGAAAATTCGTTGGACACACTGGTGATGTTCTTTC CGTCTCTTTCTCCGCCGACAACCGACAAATTGTCTCCGCTTCTCGAGACCGAACCATCAAGCTCTGGAACACCCTCGGTGAATGTAAATTCAACATCACCGAAGATGGTCACTCCGAATGGGTTTCATGTGTTCGATTCTCCCCTAACCCCGTTATCCCTGTCATCGTATCTGCCGGTTGGGACAAGAccgtcaag GTTTGGGAACTCTCCAAGTGCAAGTTGAAGACCAACCACTACGGTCACACCGGTTACATCAACACCCTCGCTGTCTCTCCCGATGGATCCCTCTCCGCCTCAGGTGGTAAGGACGGTATCACCATGCTCTGGGACTTGAACGACGGCAAACACCTCTACTCCCTCGACGCCGGAGATGTCGTCAACGCTTTGGTATTCTCTCCTAACCGATACTGGCTCTGTGCTgctacctcctcctccatcaagATCTTCGACCTTGAATCTAA ATCAATCGTCGATGACCTCCGACCAGACTTTGACGGTCTCTCCGACAAAGCCCGAAAACCCGAATGCACCTCTCTCGCCTGGTCCGCCGATGGCCAAACTCTCTTCGCTGGTTTCTCAGACAACGTCGTCAGAGTCTGGGTTGTTGTCGTATAG